One window of the Tachyglossus aculeatus isolate mTacAcu1 chromosome 12, mTacAcu1.pri, whole genome shotgun sequence genome contains the following:
- the CNOT7 gene encoding CCR4-NOT transcription complex subunit 7 isoform X1, with product MPAATVDHSQRICEVWACNLDEEMKKIRQVIRKYNYVAMDTEFPGVVARPIGEFRSNADYQYQLLRCNVDLLKIIQLGLTFMNEQGEYPPGTSTWQFNFKFNLTEDMYAQDSIELLTTSGIQFKKHEEEGIETQYFAELLMTSGVVLCEGVKWLSFHSGYDFGYLIKILTNSNLPEEELDFFEILRLFFPVIYDVKYLMKSCKNLKLAVLQGGLQEVAEQLELERIGPQHQAGSDSLLTGMAFFKMREMFFEDHIDDAKYCGHLYGLGSGSSYVQNGTGSAYEEEADKQS from the exons ATGCCAGCTGCCACCGTGGATCATAGCCAAAGAATCTGTGAAGTCTGGGCGTGCAACCTGGATGAAGAGATGAAGAAGATCCGTCAAGTGATCCGGAAGTACAATTACGTCGCTATG GACACGGAGTTTCCGGGCGTGGTTGCTCGGCCCATCGGAGAGTTCAGGAGCAACGCGGACTATCAGTACCAGCTGCTGCGCTGCAACGTTGACCTGCTCAAGATCATTCAGCTGGGATTGACGTTCATGAACGAGCAGGGCGAATACCCGCCGGGAACCTCGACATGGCAGTTTAATTTTAAATTTAACTTAAC GGAGGACATGTACGCCCAGGATTCTATCGAACTCCTAACAACTTCCGGCATCCAGTTTAAAAAGCACGAGGAAGAAGGAATCGAAACCCAGTACTTTGCGGAGCTTCTCATGACGTCCGGCGTGGTGCTGTGTGAAGGGGTGAAGTGGCTTTCGTTTCACAG tggCTATGACTTCGGCTATCTCATCAAAATCCTGACCAACTCCAACCTGCCAGAGGAAGAACTTGACTTCTTTGAGATCCTACGGTTATTTTTCCCTGTCATCTATGACGTGAAGTACCTCATGAAGAGCTGCAAAAATCTCAAG CTCGCTGTGTTGCAGGGCGGCCTGCAGGAGGTGGCGGAGCAGCTGGAGCTGGAGCGGATCGGGCCGCAGCACCAGGCCGGCTCCGACTCGTTGCTCACCGGAATGGCCTTTTTCAAGATGAGAGAG ATGTTCTTTGAGGATCACATCGACGACGCCAAATACTGCGGGCACCTGTACGGCCTGGGCTCCGGCTCGTCCTACGTGCAGAACGGCACCGGCAGCGCCTATGAGGAGGAAGCCGACAAGCAGTCGTGA
- the CNOT7 gene encoding CCR4-NOT transcription complex subunit 7 isoform X2: MPAATVDHSQRICEVWACNLDEEMKKIRQVIRKYNYVAMDTEFPGVVARPIGEFRSNADYQYQLLRCNVDLLKIIQLGLTFMNEQGEYPPGTSTWQFNFKFNLTEDMYAQDSIELLTTSGIQFKKHEEEGIETQYFAELLMTSGVVLCEGVKWLSFHSGYDFGYLIKILTNSNLPEEELDFFEILRLFFPVIYDVKYLMKSCKNLKGGLQEVAEQLELERIGPQHQAGSDSLLTGMAFFKMREMFFEDHIDDAKYCGHLYGLGSGSSYVQNGTGSAYEEEADKQS, translated from the exons ATGCCAGCTGCCACCGTGGATCATAGCCAAAGAATCTGTGAAGTCTGGGCGTGCAACCTGGATGAAGAGATGAAGAAGATCCGTCAAGTGATCCGGAAGTACAATTACGTCGCTATG GACACGGAGTTTCCGGGCGTGGTTGCTCGGCCCATCGGAGAGTTCAGGAGCAACGCGGACTATCAGTACCAGCTGCTGCGCTGCAACGTTGACCTGCTCAAGATCATTCAGCTGGGATTGACGTTCATGAACGAGCAGGGCGAATACCCGCCGGGAACCTCGACATGGCAGTTTAATTTTAAATTTAACTTAAC GGAGGACATGTACGCCCAGGATTCTATCGAACTCCTAACAACTTCCGGCATCCAGTTTAAAAAGCACGAGGAAGAAGGAATCGAAACCCAGTACTTTGCGGAGCTTCTCATGACGTCCGGCGTGGTGCTGTGTGAAGGGGTGAAGTGGCTTTCGTTTCACAG tggCTATGACTTCGGCTATCTCATCAAAATCCTGACCAACTCCAACCTGCCAGAGGAAGAACTTGACTTCTTTGAGATCCTACGGTTATTTTTCCCTGTCATCTATGACGTGAAGTACCTCATGAAGAGCTGCAAAAATCTCAAG GGCGGCCTGCAGGAGGTGGCGGAGCAGCTGGAGCTGGAGCGGATCGGGCCGCAGCACCAGGCCGGCTCCGACTCGTTGCTCACCGGAATGGCCTTTTTCAAGATGAGAGAG ATGTTCTTTGAGGATCACATCGACGACGCCAAATACTGCGGGCACCTGTACGGCCTGGGCTCCGGCTCGTCCTACGTGCAGAACGGCACCGGCAGCGCCTATGAGGAGGAAGCCGACAAGCAGTCGTGA